One region of Aminivibrio sp. genomic DNA includes:
- the alr gene encoding alanine racemase, translating to MHRATRMEVNLANVKANFLAVRRHVGPGPEIFGVIKADAYGHGIHQVCKALSEAGCRRFAVAIPDEAFELREGGVTAPLLVLGPAPARSAAEYVRQDVTATITDLSFARALSAEAVRQGKKTPVHVKVDTGMSRIGFTPKEIPAVLDELGTLPGLFLEGMYTHFATADERRLDFTEYQFSGLKEALAAAEARGLSVPLRHACNSAGILACPDKYLDGVRPGVILYGMYPSSECVRSVELLPTFEVKTEVALVKELPRGSGVGYGLKYMTRGTETMAVLPVGYADGYSRALSMKVDVLIGGKRVPHAGNICMDQMMVNVTGMEVKVGDEVVLIGRQGSEHISPEEIAAARNTINYEVPVMFLRRVPRIYIS from the coding sequence ATGCACCGCGCCACGCGAATGGAAGTCAATCTTGCGAACGTGAAAGCCAATTTTCTGGCCGTACGGCGCCATGTGGGGCCGGGACCGGAAATTTTCGGAGTCATTAAAGCCGATGCCTACGGGCACGGTATTCACCAGGTCTGCAAAGCCCTTTCGGAAGCGGGGTGCAGGCGGTTTGCCGTGGCCATTCCCGACGAGGCCTTCGAGCTGCGGGAAGGAGGCGTCACCGCGCCCCTTCTCGTCCTCGGGCCCGCTCCCGCCCGGTCGGCGGCGGAATATGTCAGGCAGGATGTCACGGCGACGATCACCGATCTTTCCTTCGCCCGCGCCCTCAGCGCCGAGGCGGTCAGGCAGGGGAAAAAGACGCCGGTCCACGTGAAGGTGGATACCGGCATGAGCCGCATCGGGTTTACTCCGAAAGAGATCCCCGCCGTTCTCGACGAGCTGGGAACCCTGCCTGGGCTCTTCCTGGAGGGGATGTACACCCACTTCGCCACGGCGGACGAGCGGCGCCTCGATTTCACTGAGTACCAGTTCTCGGGGCTGAAGGAGGCCCTGGCTGCCGCGGAAGCCAGGGGACTTTCCGTTCCCTTACGCCACGCCTGCAACAGCGCCGGGATTCTCGCATGCCCGGACAAGTATCTCGACGGCGTCCGTCCCGGAGTTATCCTCTACGGCATGTACCCCTCGTCGGAATGTGTCCGGTCCGTGGAGCTCCTTCCCACCTTCGAGGTGAAAACGGAAGTGGCCCTCGTGAAGGAACTCCCCCGGGGAAGCGGCGTGGGCTATGGCCTGAAGTACATGACCCGGGGGACGGAAACCATGGCTGTGCTTCCCGTGGGGTATGCCGACGGATATTCTCGGGCCCTCTCCATGAAGGTGGACGTCCTCATTGGTGGAAAACGGGTCCCCCATGCGGGGAACATCTGCATGGACCAGATGATGGTGAACGTCACGGGAATGGAAGTAAAGGTAGGCGACGAGGTAGTCCTTATCGGCCGGCAGGGAAGCGAACATATTTCCCCCGAGGAAATCGCCGCCGCGAGAAACACCATCAACTATGAAGTGCCCGTCATGTTCCTCAGGAGGGTTCCGAGAATCTACATCTCCTGA
- a CDS encoding sodium:alanine symporter family protein, which translates to MQEVMRINGVINSIVWGPWMLALLVGTGVYLTIVLGVPQLRYFCLMFKEVFGNLGKKKEGEGAISSFAALSTALASTVGTGNIAGVATALHLGGPGALFWMLVSAVFGMTTKMAEVTLAVRFREKDELGNWRGGTMYILDKAAGQKWLAWLFALFGFLASFGIGCAVQANSTAEGFNLGFGIPNIYTGIAIAVLTALVIVGGLKRIADVTTYLVPFMAIFYIVGAIIVVAAHSDQIVPAFSNAVKYAFSDPMAMPGAIAGWAVRAAITRGIARGVFSNEAGLGSAPMVHATAVVDHPVRQGMYGLFEVFTDTIIICTLTALAILTSGVLTGNPELSGAKLSLSAFEVVLGGTGTMILSVGLGLFAFSTILGWYWYSETCGTYIFGTKVIPVLKVLWVVLIVLGAAGGVFLGNAKVFLDNLWDMADTLNGLMAVPNLVALLILSGEMRKLVKDFDEKRRNGTLKV; encoded by the coding sequence ATGCAGGAAGTAATGAGGATCAACGGGGTTATCAACAGTATCGTATGGGGGCCCTGGATGCTGGCCCTCCTGGTAGGCACAGGTGTCTACCTCACCATCGTTCTCGGTGTGCCCCAGCTTCGCTATTTTTGTCTTATGTTCAAGGAAGTATTCGGCAACCTCGGCAAGAAGAAGGAAGGCGAAGGTGCCATCTCCTCCTTCGCAGCCCTCTCCACCGCTCTCGCCTCCACGGTGGGAACGGGCAACATCGCGGGTGTCGCCACGGCTCTTCACCTCGGCGGCCCCGGGGCCCTTTTCTGGATGCTCGTCTCCGCCGTATTCGGCATGACAACAAAGATGGCGGAAGTCACCCTGGCGGTCCGGTTCCGTGAAAAGGACGAACTGGGCAACTGGCGGGGCGGTACCATGTACATCCTCGACAAGGCCGCCGGTCAGAAATGGCTCGCCTGGCTCTTCGCCCTCTTCGGGTTCCTCGCCTCCTTCGGCATCGGCTGCGCTGTCCAGGCCAACTCCACCGCTGAAGGCTTCAATCTCGGCTTCGGCATCCCCAACATCTACACCGGAATCGCCATCGCCGTGCTTACCGCTCTTGTCATCGTGGGCGGCCTGAAGCGTATCGCCGACGTCACCACCTACCTCGTTCCCTTCATGGCCATCTTTTACATCGTCGGCGCCATAATCGTGGTTGCCGCCCACAGCGACCAGATCGTACCGGCTTTCAGCAACGCCGTGAAGTATGCCTTCAGCGATCCCATGGCCATGCCCGGAGCCATCGCGGGATGGGCGGTCAGGGCGGCCATCACCCGGGGCATCGCCAGGGGCGTTTTTTCCAACGAAGCCGGCCTCGGATCCGCTCCCATGGTTCATGCCACCGCAGTGGTGGATCATCCTGTCCGCCAGGGCATGTACGGTCTCTTTGAAGTTTTCACCGACACCATCATCATCTGCACCCTTACCGCTCTTGCAATCCTCACCAGCGGAGTGCTGACGGGAAATCCCGAACTCTCCGGCGCGAAGCTCTCCCTGTCCGCCTTTGAAGTCGTCCTCGGCGGCACGGGCACCATGATTCTCTCCGTGGGGCTGGGCCTCTTCGCTTTCTCCACCATCCTCGGCTGGTACTGGTACAGCGAGACCTGCGGCACCTACATCTTCGGAACGAAGGTCATCCCCGTTCTGAAGGTTCTCTGGGTCGTCCTCATCGTTCTCGGCGCGGCAGGCGGCGTGTTCCTCGGCAATGCCAAAGTCTTCCTCGACAACCTGTGGGATATGGCCGACACCCTGAACGGCCTCATGGCGGTACCGAACCTTGTGGCCCTCCTCATCCTCTCCGGCGAGATGAGGAAGCTTGTGAAGGACTTCGACGAAAAGCGCCGGAACGGTACCCTGAAGGTCTAA